The following coding sequences are from one Wenzhouxiangella sp. AB-CW3 window:
- a CDS encoding DEAD/DEAH box helicase, producing the protein MNASSALTEALLDACTPGCLASAKRLQAAGRVEPTAKEVLHGCLVVTGVVGEGDKVWRPYVTFENDRPGGDCSCQGDDICEHMAALVLALGEESPRPAIGRGGLYSTTNAESGLYKDRQYMAYLLALSEDGGELSVCPSRVAVSRDGPVVTPFSLKRLADDVQPAYVSDLDLDILHALTDHVMAQTGLSWYPLGRGSTSLLQGIVATGRCHWRAVEGPRLEMADPVAAQVRWELLSSGQQQIHWSAPGPDGGQVLPLLPPWLLDETTGTCRIMDAGIDDSLAARLLLFGPVAPDQVDTVIDLLDEAPASFPRPRRLPVRYSQDQSMVPVLHLVRAQVARSSGFEDTAAARLQFDYGELKLDWDDEYDSRLDGEGAVIRVARNRKREQQVTEQLRQFGLIPLNEITGRDHEPGEGGLWVAVDRRQVVQTWVTLQTEMKALAGSGWEVHLADDFAPELIEPDQWYGDLSEGENDTVELDLGIIWRGQRLSLLAALLAWVEHVPEAMLRQLLASRGADRPVHLWLDERRIVLVPAERIAAAMHALTEGVVDASGRGMLRVHRARLAELAATAEAWPPGQESSEDDLQCRLARLEHLEPMDPPAGFRADLRDYQRQGLGWLQFLREAGFGGVLADDMGLGKTIQALAHVVTEKAAGRLEHPCLVIAPTSLMFNWRAEARRFAPDLRLLTLHGARRHGLFGWIDRSDLVLTSYPLVLRDIDRLREQRWHLLILDEAQAIKNPRARVSREVRTLDARHRLSLTGTPLENRLEELWSQFDFLMPGFLGRQKDFRRRFALPIERDRDETRRSELAMRVRPFMLRRSKADVAPELPAKTEMTRAVVLDEDQQKLYERVRLMLHERVRQAIQARGAERSRVVVLDALLKLRQICCDPRLLRHVDGADQVGSAKMRLLMDLLPELVAEGRRILVFSQFVSMLDLIAEAVAEAGIEHVRLTGRTRNRQKVVERFQGGDVPVFLISLKAGGVGLNLTAADTVIHYDPWWNPAAEDQATDRAHRIGQGQKVFVYRLLTEDTIEQRVAEMQHSKRGLVEGLFGGQADTPLRAEVIEALLAPLEAP; encoded by the coding sequence ATGAACGCCTCTTCAGCTTTGACCGAAGCCCTGCTGGATGCCTGTACGCCGGGCTGCCTGGCCTCAGCCAAGCGCCTGCAGGCCGCCGGTCGGGTGGAGCCGACGGCCAAAGAAGTGTTGCACGGGTGTCTTGTTGTCACCGGAGTAGTGGGTGAGGGCGACAAGGTCTGGCGCCCCTATGTAACGTTCGAGAATGACCGCCCCGGTGGCGACTGTTCCTGCCAGGGAGACGATATCTGTGAACACATGGCCGCCCTGGTGCTGGCGCTCGGTGAGGAATCGCCGCGGCCGGCGATCGGACGGGGCGGCCTTTACTCGACGACCAACGCTGAGTCCGGGTTGTACAAGGACCGACAGTACATGGCCTATCTGCTGGCCTTGTCCGAAGACGGTGGTGAGCTGAGCGTCTGCCCGTCCAGAGTGGCGGTTTCCAGGGACGGGCCGGTGGTCACGCCGTTTTCACTCAAGCGGCTCGCCGATGACGTGCAGCCGGCTTATGTCAGCGATCTCGATCTCGATATCCTGCACGCACTGACCGACCACGTCATGGCGCAGACGGGGCTCTCCTGGTATCCCCTGGGGCGAGGCAGCACCTCCTTGTTGCAAGGCATCGTCGCGACGGGCCGCTGCCACTGGCGGGCCGTCGAAGGTCCGCGCCTGGAGATGGCCGACCCGGTTGCTGCCCAGGTGCGCTGGGAGCTGCTTTCCAGCGGACAGCAGCAGATTCACTGGAGTGCTCCCGGCCCGGACGGCGGACAGGTCTTGCCGCTGTTGCCACCCTGGCTGCTCGATGAAACCACGGGAACATGCCGCATCATGGATGCCGGTATCGATGACTCGCTGGCTGCCCGTCTGCTGTTATTCGGCCCCGTCGCCCCGGACCAGGTCGATACTGTCATCGATCTGCTCGATGAGGCGCCGGCGTCTTTCCCGCGCCCCCGTCGATTGCCCGTGCGCTACTCGCAAGACCAGTCGATGGTGCCGGTGCTGCATCTTGTGCGGGCACAGGTGGCTCGCTCCAGCGGGTTCGAAGATACGGCCGCCGCTCGCCTGCAGTTTGATTACGGGGAGTTGAAGCTGGACTGGGACGACGAGTACGACTCCAGGCTTGATGGCGAGGGGGCGGTCATCCGGGTGGCCCGCAACCGGAAGCGGGAGCAGCAGGTCACCGAGCAGTTGCGACAATTTGGCCTGATACCGCTCAATGAGATCACCGGGCGGGATCACGAGCCGGGCGAGGGCGGCCTTTGGGTGGCCGTTGACCGCCGCCAGGTCGTTCAGACCTGGGTAACTTTGCAGACCGAGATGAAGGCGCTTGCCGGATCCGGCTGGGAAGTGCATCTGGCCGATGATTTCGCGCCGGAGCTGATCGAGCCGGATCAATGGTATGGCGATCTGTCCGAGGGCGAGAACGACACCGTCGAGCTCGATCTGGGCATCATCTGGCGTGGGCAGCGCCTGTCTTTGTTAGCGGCGCTGCTGGCTTGGGTCGAGCATGTGCCGGAGGCAATGCTGCGCCAGCTGCTCGCTTCCAGAGGCGCGGATCGGCCCGTTCATTTGTGGCTGGATGAGCGACGCATTGTCCTGGTGCCGGCCGAGCGCATTGCAGCGGCCATGCACGCATTGACCGAAGGGGTCGTTGATGCATCCGGCCGGGGGATGCTGCGCGTGCATCGGGCGCGTCTTGCCGAGCTGGCCGCAACCGCTGAAGCCTGGCCGCCAGGACAGGAGAGCTCGGAGGATGATCTCCAATGCCGGCTGGCTCGCCTTGAGCATCTCGAGCCGATGGATCCGCCGGCCGGTTTTCGGGCCGATCTACGCGATTATCAGCGACAAGGACTGGGCTGGCTTCAATTTCTGCGGGAGGCTGGATTCGGTGGGGTGCTGGCCGACGATATGGGACTGGGAAAGACCATTCAGGCCCTGGCCCATGTGGTCACCGAAAAGGCGGCCGGCCGGCTGGAACACCCCTGCCTGGTCATCGCGCCGACCAGCCTGATGTTCAACTGGCGTGCCGAGGCCCGGCGCTTTGCGCCGGATCTGCGCCTGTTGACCCTGCATGGTGCGCGTCGGCACGGCTTGTTCGGATGGATTGACCGCAGCGATCTGGTGCTGACTTCCTACCCGCTGGTGCTGCGTGATATCGACCGGTTGCGGGAACAACGCTGGCACCTGCTGATTCTCGATGAGGCCCAGGCCATCAAGAATCCCAGGGCGCGAGTCAGCCGCGAGGTGCGCACGCTGGATGCGCGTCATCGACTCAGCCTGACCGGCACCCCGCTGGAGAATCGGCTGGAGGAGCTGTGGAGCCAGTTCGATTTTCTGATGCCCGGGTTTCTGGGGCGGCAAAAGGACTTCCGCCGGCGTTTTGCCCTGCCGATCGAACGAGACCGCGATGAAACCCGACGCTCCGAATTGGCGATGCGCGTGCGGCCCTTCATGTTGCGGCGCAGCAAGGCCGATGTCGCCCCGGAACTGCCGGCGAAAACTGAAATGACGCGCGCGGTGGTGCTCGATGAAGATCAGCAGAAGCTCTATGAGCGCGTGCGCTTGATGCTGCATGAACGAGTGCGGCAGGCCATCCAGGCCCGGGGAGCCGAGCGCAGTCGTGTGGTGGTGCTCGACGCCCTGCTCAAGCTGCGCCAGATCTGCTGTGACCCGCGATTGCTCCGGCATGTGGACGGAGCCGACCAGGTGGGCTCGGCCAAAATGCGCTTGCTGATGGATCTGCTGCCGGAACTGGTGGCCGAGGGCCGTCGGATTCTGGTGTTTTCCCAGTTCGTGAGCATGCTCGACCTGATTGCCGAGGCGGTGGCCGAGGCCGGCATCGAGCATGTTCGTTTGACGGGCAGGACGCGCAACCGGCAAAAGGTCGTAGAGCGTTTTCAGGGCGGTGATGTGCCGGTATTCCTGATCAGCCTGAAAGCCGGAGGAGTGGGGCTCAACCTGACGGCGGCCGATACCGTGATTCACTACGATCCGTGGTGGAACCCGGCGGCCGAGGATCAGGCCACTGACCGTGCACATCGGATCGGCCAGGGGCAGAAGGTCTTTGTCTACCGTCTGCTGACCGAAGACACCATCGAGCAGCGGGTCGCCGAAATGCAACACAGCAAGCGGGGGCTGGTCGAGGGGCTTTTTGGGGGGCAGGCGGATACGCCTTTGCGCGCCGAAGTTATCGAGGCGCTGCTCGCGCCGCTGGAAGCGCCATGA
- a CDS encoding flavin reductase family protein, which yields MIPDPTAMRQALGCFATGVTVVTARDASQQPVAMTVSSFTGVSLEPPLVLWCAQRGVAPIADFLAAQSFAIHVLHAGQQDLAMHFARDVADKFSGVDWQAGAEDLPLLKGCAACFQCRSERHVDGGDHVVLFGRVVALDHHDVEPLVFHRGQLGGFAG from the coding sequence ATGATCCCCGACCCGACTGCCATGCGACAGGCCCTTGGATGTTTTGCAACCGGGGTGACCGTGGTGACTGCGCGCGATGCTTCGCAACAGCCGGTTGCAATGACCGTCAGCAGTTTCACCGGGGTTTCGCTGGAGCCGCCGCTGGTGTTGTGGTGCGCGCAGCGTGGTGTCGCACCAATTGCCGATTTTCTCGCGGCACAGTCCTTCGCCATCCATGTGCTGCACGCCGGTCAACAGGATCTGGCAATGCATTTCGCCCGAGATGTTGCCGACAAGTTTTCCGGTGTCGACTGGCAGGCCGGAGCCGAAGATCTGCCCCTGCTCAAAGGCTGCGCGGCCTGTTTTCAGTGCCGCAGTGAGCGTCACGTGGATGGCGGCGACCATGTGGTGCTGTTTGGTCGGGTCGTGGCCCTGGATCATCACGACGTGGAACCGCTGGTGTTTCATCGCGGGCAGCTGGGTGGCTTCGCTGGCTGA
- a CDS encoding Na(+)-translocating NADH-quinone reductase subunit A: MIRIKRGLDIPIAGEPRQEIEQGRKVRSVAVLGGDYPGMKPTMLVSEGDHVKRGQALFEDKKNEGVLYTAPAAGRVRAINRGHRRMLLSVVIDISGTGSDEQFTAYPENSLGGLDRDKVQEQLVRSGQWTALRTRPFGKVPALDSEPEAIFVSIIDTNPLAPRPDVIIAEQEQAFRNGLAVLSRLTEGTVWVGRAADTKLPSFEGDSVREEIFEGPHPAGNVGTHIHFLHPVSMNRMVWTVGYQDVIAIGHLFASGRLHTDRVVALAGPQVSKPRLLKTRLGASLEDLTDGELTGSDNRIISGSVFNGHNASGPTAWLGQQANQVTVLEEGNDRKLFGYLSPGLQRHSSLNIYLSKLMPGKRFEPTTSTNGSERAMVPLGQYEAIMPLDILPTQLLRALVVGDLETAQALGALELVEEDLALCTYNCVGKYEYGPILRDILTTIEAEG, encoded by the coding sequence ATGATTCGGATCAAACGGGGTCTTGATATCCCCATCGCCGGTGAACCACGCCAGGAAATCGAGCAGGGACGAAAAGTCCGCTCTGTCGCTGTACTGGGTGGCGACTACCCCGGCATGAAACCCACAATGCTCGTGTCCGAGGGCGACCACGTCAAGCGTGGTCAGGCTCTGTTCGAGGACAAGAAGAACGAGGGCGTGCTCTACACCGCCCCGGCCGCCGGCCGGGTACGGGCAATCAATCGCGGCCATCGCCGCATGTTGCTCTCGGTCGTCATCGATATCAGCGGCACCGGCTCGGATGAACAGTTTACCGCCTACCCGGAAAACAGCCTGGGTGGCCTGGACCGCGACAAGGTGCAGGAACAACTGGTCCGCTCCGGGCAATGGACCGCGCTGCGCACCCGGCCCTTCGGCAAGGTTCCGGCGCTGGATAGCGAGCCGGAAGCCATCTTCGTGTCCATCATCGACACCAATCCGCTGGCACCTCGCCCCGATGTCATCATTGCCGAGCAGGAACAGGCCTTCCGCAACGGTCTCGCCGTTCTCTCGCGGTTGACTGAAGGCACGGTCTGGGTCGGTCGCGCCGCGGATACGAAGCTGCCTTCTTTCGAAGGCGACTCGGTGCGCGAAGAGATTTTTGAAGGGCCCCACCCTGCTGGAAACGTGGGAACCCACATTCATTTTCTGCACCCCGTATCCATGAACCGGATGGTCTGGACCGTGGGCTACCAGGATGTCATTGCCATCGGTCACCTGTTTGCCAGCGGCCGGCTGCATACGGATCGCGTGGTGGCGTTGGCCGGCCCGCAGGTCAGCAAGCCGCGGCTGCTCAAAACGCGCCTGGGCGCCTCACTTGAAGACTTGACCGACGGCGAGCTGACAGGCTCTGACAACCGGATCATTTCCGGCTCGGTATTCAATGGTCACAACGCCAGCGGCCCGACCGCATGGCTGGGGCAGCAGGCCAATCAGGTGACGGTGCTGGAAGAAGGGAACGATCGCAAGTTGTTCGGCTATCTCTCACCGGGGCTCCAGCGACACTCCTCGTTGAATATCTATCTGTCGAAGCTGATGCCCGGCAAGCGCTTCGAACCCACCACGAGCACCAACGGCAGTGAACGTGCAATGGTGCCGCTGGGGCAGTACGAGGCCATCATGCCTCTTGACATCCTGCCAACGCAGCTTTTGCGAGCGTTGGTCGTCGGTGACCTGGAAACGGCACAGGCTCTGGGTGCACTGGAACTGGTCGAGGAAGACCTGGCAC